A single region of the Fusarium fujikuroi IMI 58289 draft genome, chromosome FFUJ_chr05 genome encodes:
- a CDS encoding pac2-like protein, which yields MAGTMPLRPTYVGFVRDTTDALLIFEACLSGTLSHVPRRPHDRERQDLIKSGNIFVYEEHASGIKRWTDSISWSPSRILGNYLLYRELEKPFPPGEKKRARGRNGKSTTQSGGISKARQRNTVPFPQGLEHGNEYPSVPSDDERHLVGSLVDSYDFKEQGLVKKTISITYQGVPHHLVSYYNVEDVKAGLLSGPSDDPRLRGVVPRTELMNGQNFRAPVEEAMGGSYMPSMVASIGYPTLQHQSQMHQSQMHQPQMHQPQMHQSQMHQSQMHQPQMHQPQAHQPQVHQPQVHPPQVHQPQAHQPQYQSQTLHPTHGYQQTYAGQPNAPSSTWW from the exons ATGGCTGGAACTATGCCACTTCGACCGACGTACGTCGGTTTCGTCCGGGACACTACTGATGCCCTCCTCATTTTTGAGGCATGTCTCTCTGGCACACTCTCTCATGTTCCTCGTCGACCACATGACCGTGAGCGTcaagatctcatcaagagtGGCAATATCTTCGTCTACGAAGAGCATGCTTCTGGAATCAAGCGCTGGACCGACAGCATCTCATGGAGCCCTAGCCGCATCCTGGGCAACTACCTCCTCTACCGCGAGCTTGAAAAGCCCTTCCCACCCGGAGAAAAGAAGCGCGCCAGGGGGAGGAACGGCAAGTCAACCACGCAATCCGGAGGCATCTCAAAAGCCCGACAACGGAACACTGTCCCTTTCCCACAAGGCCTCGAACATGGTAATGAGTATCCTTCTGTGCccagtgatgatgagcgCCATCTGGTCGGCTCGCTAGTCGACTCGTACGACTTCAAGGAACAAGGACTGGTCAAGAAGACAATCAGCATTACCTACCAAGGCGTGCCTCACCACCTcgttagctattataatgtGGAGGACGTCAAGGCAGGTCTGTTGTCTGGTCCTTCGGACGACCCCAGACTCCGCGGCGTTGTCCCTCGCACCGAGCTCATGAATGGCCAGAACTTCCGCGCCCCGGTTGAGGAAGCAATGGGCGGCAGCTACATGCCAAGCATGGTTGCCTCTATCGGCTATCCGACACTCCAACACCAGTCACAGATGCATCAGTCACAGATGCACCAACCACAGATGCACCAGCCACAGATGCACCAGTCACAGATGCACCAGTCACAGATGCACCAGCCACAGATGCACCAGCCACAAGCGCACCAACCGCAAGTGCATCAGCCGCAAGTGCATCCGCCTCAAGTGCATCAGCCACAAGCACACCAACCACAG TACCAGTCACAGACGTTGCACCCAACACATGGTTACCAACAGACCTATGCTGGTCAGCCTAACGCGCCTTCTTCAACGTGGTGGTAG